One segment of Candidatus Nitrospira nitrosa DNA contains the following:
- a CDS encoding DUF6812 domain-containing protein: MSEGKGKKVRIRVRTVSCTYVGDFLVPPMRNRVSDAINEEARLFISLTDVVINEKEQSDFVAVNKNLIESIVQI; the protein is encoded by the coding sequence GTGTCCGAGGGTAAGGGCAAGAAAGTTCGAATCCGCGTACGGACGGTCAGTTGTACCTACGTGGGAGACTTCCTGGTACCCCCAATGCGAAATCGCGTCTCCGACGCGATTAACGAAGAAGCTCGTCTGTTCATTAGCCTCACCGACGTGGTCATCAATGAGAAAGAACAGTCGGATTTTGTCGCAGTCAATAAAAACCTGATCGAGTCAATCGTTCAGATCTAG
- the tnpA gene encoding IS200/IS605 family transposase: MTDQREDEVRKGAHCAWQIHYHVVFPVKYRKALLDEEVTAIIQETAAEIAARFPIEMEAIGTDKNHIHLLCSAHPKMAPGRIVQIFKSITAREIFRRKPAVKRVLWGGEFWTDGYYVATVGERANWQTVERYVQRQGQPRAELWQLRMF; this comes from the coding sequence ATGACGGATCAGAGGGAAGATGAAGTTCGCAAGGGGGCGCACTGTGCGTGGCAAATCCACTACCATGTTGTGTTTCCGGTGAAATACCGCAAGGCGCTGCTGGATGAGGAGGTGACCGCGATTATCCAGGAAACGGCGGCCGAGATTGCGGCTCGGTTTCCGATCGAAATGGAAGCGATTGGAACGGATAAGAATCATATTCATCTGCTCTGCAGTGCCCACCCGAAAATGGCTCCGGGACGGATTGTGCAGATATTCAAAAGCATCACGGCCCGGGAAATCTTTCGACGGAAGCCTGCCGTCAAACGAGTGCTGTGGGGCGGTGAATTTTGGACCGACGGGTATTATGTGGCGACGGTCGGAGAGCGAGCGAACTGGCAGACAGTCGAGCGGTACGTACAGCGGCAAGGGCAACCCCGCGCAGAGCTCTGGCAACTCCGAATGTTTTAG
- a CDS encoding CBS domain-containing protein, whose protein sequence is MVTVGNLMQTEPVTVEAGTSVIEAAKLMRACNVESVLVTHKAKIIGIVTESDIVKKFVGAEKASYFVPVDAIMSSPVPGIEERRPLTEAADLMDKHRTLHLGVTKGGALIGLVSVRDFLRPVSIDEF, encoded by the coding sequence ATGGTAACAGTTGGCAACTTGATGCAGACAGAACCGGTGACAGTGGAGGCAGGTACATCAGTCATCGAGGCAGCGAAACTCATGAGAGCCTGCAATGTAGAAAGTGTATTGGTGACACACAAAGCAAAGATCATCGGGATCGTCACCGAGTCGGACATCGTCAAGAAATTCGTCGGTGCTGAGAAGGCATCTTACTTTGTGCCGGTTGATGCCATCATGAGCAGTCCCGTTCCTGGTATCGAAGAGCGGCGGCCATTAACAGAAGCCGCCGACCTCATGGATAAGCATCGCACGCTGCACCTCGGAGTGACCAAAGGAGGCGCACTCATCGGGCTTGTTTCTGTTCGAGACTTTCTTCGACCGGTGTCCATCGACGAGTTTTAA
- the nadB gene encoding L-aspartate oxidase: protein MPRSVPEADFLVIGSGVAGLRAALELCRVGRVIMLTKGHPLQSNSIFAQGGVAVALSEEDDVSIHLTDTVKAGHGLCRREAVRVLVEEGPDRIQELIQWGAKFDKAGGKFAFAREAAHSRSRILRARGDATGNEMVRALMAQAVRQQRIARLDYHFTVDLVVEGGRCSGAVVLDENSGEQFIIPAKAVVLSTGGAGQIFARTTNPPNATGDGMAMAFRAGAELQDMEFVQFHPTSLYLPSSPPFLLSEAMRGEGGQLRNNKGESFMTRYHPLGVLAPRDIVARAIWAEMAATRARHVYLDVTHLGADFVKRRFPTIYATCLRHDIDITEEWIPVSPSAHYMMGGVTTDLNGATTLPGLFAAGEVACSGVHGANRLASNSLLEGLVFGRRAGAAAIASAAHGSVSNMIESREPLPRGQGDRLEDVEKVRNSLRRIMWGQVGLIRSRESLVRATAQLARWERMVSRSFSTRADLEVKNMVQVARCVAEAALWRENSVGAHYRSDFPGTRRPGWKAHSRLCLTDRTTGRVESRPQGKLVPLRTPKTG from the coding sequence ATGCCGCGATCTGTGCCGGAAGCAGATTTTCTCGTCATCGGCAGCGGAGTGGCCGGACTGCGTGCCGCCTTGGAGCTCTGCCGTGTCGGGCGAGTGATCATGCTCACCAAAGGCCATCCTCTCCAGAGTAATTCGATCTTCGCGCAAGGCGGCGTTGCCGTTGCGTTGAGTGAAGAAGATGATGTCTCCATCCATTTGACGGATACGGTGAAAGCGGGCCATGGGTTGTGTCGTCGAGAAGCGGTTCGTGTGCTGGTGGAAGAAGGGCCGGATCGAATTCAGGAGCTCATCCAATGGGGAGCGAAGTTCGACAAGGCCGGCGGAAAGTTTGCTTTTGCACGGGAAGCCGCTCATAGCCGTAGCCGCATTCTTCGTGCGCGAGGCGACGCCACGGGAAATGAAATGGTCCGAGCCCTCATGGCGCAGGCGGTTCGGCAACAGCGGATCGCCCGCTTGGATTACCACTTTACGGTGGATCTTGTCGTCGAGGGAGGGCGATGTTCCGGCGCGGTGGTTCTTGATGAAAACTCCGGTGAGCAGTTCATTATTCCGGCCAAAGCGGTGGTACTGTCGACCGGTGGCGCCGGCCAGATCTTTGCCCGAACGACGAATCCTCCCAATGCCACGGGCGATGGGATGGCGATGGCCTTTCGTGCAGGGGCGGAACTGCAAGATATGGAATTCGTGCAGTTTCATCCGACATCGCTGTATCTGCCGTCAAGCCCACCGTTCTTGCTGTCGGAGGCCATGCGTGGGGAAGGTGGTCAGCTGCGCAATAATAAGGGCGAGTCCTTTATGACGCGATATCACCCGCTCGGAGTGCTGGCTCCGAGAGATATCGTGGCACGGGCCATCTGGGCGGAAATGGCGGCGACGCGTGCTCGGCATGTCTATCTTGATGTCACGCATCTCGGCGCCGATTTTGTGAAACGTCGCTTTCCCACGATCTATGCAACCTGTCTTCGTCACGATATCGACATTACGGAAGAGTGGATTCCGGTCTCGCCAAGTGCCCACTATATGATGGGAGGGGTCACGACCGACCTCAATGGAGCGACCACATTGCCGGGCTTGTTCGCGGCCGGAGAGGTAGCCTGCAGCGGGGTACACGGGGCCAACCGATTGGCAAGCAACTCATTATTAGAAGGGCTTGTGTTTGGGAGGCGGGCCGGCGCGGCCGCCATCGCATCGGCCGCTCACGGCTCGGTTTCGAATATGATCGAGTCTCGTGAGCCGCTACCACGCGGCCAGGGTGATCGACTCGAGGATGTGGAAAAGGTACGAAACTCTCTGCGCCGGATCATGTGGGGACAGGTCGGGTTGATCCGATCCAGAGAGTCATTAGTGCGAGCTACAGCGCAACTGGCTCGATGGGAACGGATGGTCTCGCGATCCTTTTCAACGAGGGCCGACCTCGAGGTGAAGAACATGGTCCAGGTGGCACGTTGTGTGGCCGAGGCGGCCTTGTGGAGAGAGAACAGTGTGGGTGCTCACTACCGATCCGACTTCCCTGGGACGCGACGTCCTGGATGGAAGGCGCATAGTAGACTGTGTCTCACGGATCGGACTACTGGGCGGGTGGAATCGAGACCTCAGGGGAAACTGGTGCCATTGCGTACTCCGAAGACGGGATGA
- a CDS encoding aminotransferase class IV has protein sequence MNDRFVQDHEAVISVFDHGFLYGDGVFETMRSYGPRLFMRDRHLSRLFQSADAIGLRVPIPLARWADILQESLVRNEVGTDQQDAYVRITLSRGVGDIGLDPALCPSPTVVVMTKPLVPPASHLYDQGIAVMVASTTRNLPSALPPRIKTTNFLNNILAKQEAIAGNAFDSLLLNWEGHLTEGTISNLFFIRNRRLSTPALDCGLLDGITRQVVIQLAQELHLPIEEGHFTVDQLYQADECFLTNTSMEIMPVISIDSKPVGNGAPGPVTRKLHARFIESRDRFSEPSPSR, from the coding sequence TTGAACGATCGATTTGTGCAAGACCACGAAGCCGTCATCTCCGTCTTTGATCATGGATTTCTCTACGGCGACGGAGTCTTTGAAACGATGCGCTCGTATGGTCCTCGCCTCTTCATGCGAGACCGCCATCTATCACGACTGTTTCAGTCCGCCGATGCCATCGGCTTGAGGGTTCCGATTCCGCTCGCACGGTGGGCCGACATTCTTCAGGAATCTCTGGTACGCAACGAGGTGGGAACCGATCAACAAGACGCCTATGTGCGAATCACCCTGTCGCGTGGAGTCGGAGACATTGGGCTGGATCCGGCCCTGTGTCCCTCACCGACCGTCGTCGTGATGACCAAGCCCCTGGTGCCTCCGGCATCACATCTCTATGACCAAGGCATCGCCGTGATGGTCGCGTCGACCACACGTAACTTGCCGAGTGCGCTCCCACCGCGAATCAAGACCACCAATTTCCTCAACAACATCCTGGCCAAGCAAGAGGCCATCGCTGGAAACGCGTTCGACAGCCTGCTGCTCAATTGGGAGGGCCACCTCACCGAAGGCACGATCAGCAATCTCTTCTTCATCCGGAATCGCCGCTTGAGTACGCCTGCCTTGGACTGCGGCCTACTCGACGGCATCACCAGACAAGTCGTGATTCAATTGGCCCAAGAACTCCACCTGCCCATCGAGGAAGGACATTTTACTGTTGACCAGCTCTATCAAGCCGATGAGTGTTTCTTGACCAACACCAGCATGGAAATCATGCCGGTGATATCGATCGACAGCAAGCCCGTCGGGAATGGCGCACCAGGCCCAGTGACCCGCAAGCTACACGCACGGTTCATTGAGTCTCGAGACCGATTCTCGGAACCGTCCCCATCGCGCTAA
- a CDS encoding ABC transporter ATP-binding protein — protein MVIFRRFLPFVRPYVPRLLLAGLLVTGVALINLTLVRLAGTLWDVITVQHDADKMTRSIGLFLGLVILQGLCSMGHSYLTAWVSQTVVADFRKHLFGHLQKLTVSFFARRRTGELLSRLMSDVTVIQSLVTEAPIDGVKQLVTFIGGITFLLLMNWQLCLLILVLLPLLVVVSKMFGRRLKSLSTSIQDHTAALSTLTEEVISGIRIVKSFVQTERERTRFADQVEQTLHQTLRRAGIMAVFIPVISLLTFSSATAVLWYGGRQVIDGVVTPGDLFAFVLFAGILIGPFSSAAKIFTQIKEAQGATQRVFEILDAKPEIDDRPDAQPLGTIAGHVRMEDVTFSYDTRHPVLAHLSFEAKPGELVAFVGPTGAGKTTVINLLHRFYDPIEGRLTIDGRDLRDVTLDSWYRQIALVPQETILFGGTILDNIRYGNREANETAVVEASQAAHAHDFITNLPDGYQTVVGEKGVNLSGGQRQRIAIARAVLKNPRILLLDEATSSLDTESERLVQEALQRLMEGRTTFVVAHRLSTIQRADRILVLDKGQLVEEGTHAQLMERKGLYHYLYTIRLNEPA, from the coding sequence ATGGTGATCTTTCGGCGATTCCTGCCGTTCGTTCGCCCCTACGTCCCTCGCCTATTACTGGCCGGACTTCTCGTGACCGGAGTGGCTCTCATCAACCTCACCTTGGTCCGGCTGGCCGGGACACTCTGGGACGTCATCACCGTTCAACATGACGCTGACAAGATGACGCGCTCCATCGGGCTATTCCTCGGCCTGGTGATTCTCCAGGGGCTCTGCTCGATGGGCCATAGTTACCTCACCGCCTGGGTCTCCCAGACCGTCGTCGCTGACTTTCGCAAACATCTCTTTGGGCATCTCCAAAAGCTGACGGTCAGCTTTTTCGCTCGCCGACGCACAGGAGAATTACTCTCCCGGTTGATGTCCGATGTCACCGTCATTCAATCCCTCGTCACAGAAGCTCCCATCGACGGGGTCAAACAACTCGTGACCTTCATCGGCGGCATTACGTTCCTCCTCTTGATGAATTGGCAGCTCTGCCTCCTGATTCTTGTCCTGCTCCCGTTGTTGGTGGTCGTCTCAAAAATGTTCGGCCGACGGCTGAAATCCCTGTCGACCTCGATTCAAGACCACACGGCTGCACTCAGCACCCTCACCGAAGAAGTCATTTCCGGCATTCGCATCGTCAAGTCCTTCGTTCAGACAGAACGGGAACGGACCCGTTTTGCTGATCAGGTCGAGCAGACACTGCACCAGACACTCCGTCGAGCCGGCATCATGGCCGTCTTCATTCCGGTGATCAGCCTGCTGACCTTCTCATCGGCCACCGCCGTCTTGTGGTACGGAGGTCGCCAGGTCATCGACGGTGTGGTCACGCCGGGTGATCTCTTCGCCTTTGTACTCTTTGCCGGCATCTTGATTGGTCCCTTCAGCTCAGCAGCCAAGATCTTTACCCAGATCAAGGAAGCTCAAGGTGCGACACAGCGAGTCTTCGAGATTCTGGATGCCAAGCCGGAGATCGACGATCGACCAGACGCGCAGCCGCTCGGGACAATCGCAGGGCACGTGCGGATGGAAGACGTCACCTTCAGCTATGACACCCGTCATCCAGTGCTTGCTCACCTGTCGTTTGAGGCGAAGCCTGGTGAATTGGTCGCCTTCGTCGGACCAACCGGCGCCGGGAAGACCACAGTGATCAATCTCCTGCATCGGTTCTACGATCCCATAGAGGGACGCCTGACCATCGACGGACGAGATTTGCGGGATGTGACCCTGGACAGTTGGTATCGACAGATCGCGCTGGTGCCACAAGAAACCATCTTGTTCGGAGGCACCATCCTCGACAACATACGCTATGGGAACAGAGAGGCGAACGAAACCGCGGTGGTTGAGGCAAGCCAAGCGGCCCATGCACACGACTTCATCACAAACTTGCCGGATGGGTACCAAACCGTGGTGGGCGAGAAGGGGGTCAATCTGTCCGGCGGACAGCGCCAACGAATCGCGATCGCTCGAGCCGTTTTGAAGAATCCTCGTATTCTCTTACTCGATGAGGCCACGTCATCTCTCGATACCGAATCGGAGCGGTTGGTGCAGGAAGCCCTCCAACGCCTCATGGAAGGTCGGACAACCTTCGTCGTCGCCCACCGGTTGTCAACCATCCAACGCGCCGACCGAATTCTGGTTTTGGACAAGGGGCAGTTGGTGGAGGAAGGCACGCACGCACAATTGATGGAACGCAAGGGACTGTACCACTACCTCTACACCATCCGGCTCAACGAACCCGCGTAA
- a CDS encoding lytic transglycosylase domain-containing protein, which yields MLNHRYPSVTPCLRTVLATAILLGGCFLGRVQPLHAEIYQYIDSKGTISLTNVPSDVRYRRVDIRQNRLHPVISEQELEPMIKRFSRQHQLHPALIRAVIKAESNFDPRAVSRSGAIGLMQLMPQTALQLDVRDLYDPEDNIGGGTKYLRHLLDRFRGNLPLALAAYNAGERVVDRYRTLPPIDETRQYVRKVLRYYRTFLAHDLASTGHVIPSSEYAMAPVSPEVSIPPAQ from the coding sequence ATGCTGAATCACAGATACCCGTCCGTCACTCCATGCCTGCGTACCGTCTTGGCAACTGCAATCTTGCTTGGCGGCTGTTTCCTGGGTCGGGTTCAACCCCTACACGCGGAGATCTACCAGTATATTGACTCCAAAGGGACTATTTCTCTGACCAACGTCCCTTCTGATGTCCGATATCGACGAGTCGACATCCGCCAGAATCGGCTGCACCCCGTCATATCCGAGCAGGAGTTGGAGCCGATGATCAAGCGATTTTCGCGGCAACATCAACTCCATCCGGCTCTCATTCGCGCCGTGATCAAGGCCGAGTCGAATTTTGATCCTCGCGCAGTGTCACGGTCCGGCGCAATCGGGTTGATGCAGCTCATGCCGCAGACCGCGCTTCAGCTGGATGTTCGGGATCTCTACGATCCGGAGGATAATATCGGCGGGGGAACCAAGTATCTCCGCCACTTGCTGGATCGATTCCGAGGGAATCTCCCCCTCGCACTGGCTGCCTACAATGCCGGAGAGCGCGTGGTCGACCGGTATCGTACCCTTCCACCCATCGATGAAACGCGGCAATATGTCAGGAAGGTCCTTCGCTACTACCGAACCTTTCTCGCACATGACCTGGCGTCGACCGGCCATGTCATCCCGTCTTCGGAGTACGCAATGGCACCAGTTTCCCCTGAGGTCTCGATTCCACCCGCCCAGTAG
- a CDS encoding TIGR03790 family protein — MISIGESNWFTDNMGVFVLAAMELELLSDESSNASVDSELSLLWWEWGDYPLAWRHPNPFYHAGPASKNKFIRDPPALMVSRLDAPTAELAAQLDDHAMEAEANGLTGSMYLDAQGMPAKERPDTYRKYDQSLQHLDTFITEQSGYRSVLENTKARFDHPGQTPDVALYIGWYRLRHYEDAFAFRPGAIGYHMASAEAVSLHQSGVTGWCKNALEHGITATLGSVGEPYLDAFPEPLEFSALLMTGQYTLLEAYYLTSRWVSWRMVLVGDPLYNPWKQKPAVKRSALRMFPLAPMAPSDQTFADPFRAQEERRHLYARARARLDDILRRQERAAQHKTS; from the coding sequence ATGATCTCTATCGGCGAATCGAATTGGTTTACGGACAACATGGGGGTTTTTGTGCTGGCGGCGATGGAATTGGAACTGCTTTCCGATGAATCGAGCAATGCCAGTGTCGATAGTGAACTAAGCCTGCTCTGGTGGGAATGGGGTGACTACCCGCTCGCCTGGCGGCATCCGAATCCCTTTTATCATGCAGGTCCTGCTTCAAAGAACAAATTCATTCGAGATCCTCCAGCTTTGATGGTCAGCCGTCTGGATGCGCCAACAGCTGAGTTGGCCGCACAGTTGGACGATCATGCGATGGAGGCAGAAGCGAACGGTTTAACCGGATCAATGTATCTCGATGCTCAAGGGATGCCTGCCAAGGAACGACCAGATACCTACAGGAAATACGATCAGAGCCTCCAGCACCTCGATACGTTTATCACGGAACAGAGTGGGTATCGATCCGTCTTGGAAAATACCAAAGCACGATTTGACCATCCCGGCCAGACCCCTGATGTGGCACTGTATATTGGGTGGTACCGATTGAGGCATTATGAGGATGCCTTTGCTTTTCGGCCTGGTGCCATTGGATATCACATGGCCTCGGCCGAGGCGGTCAGTCTGCATCAATCTGGCGTGACGGGCTGGTGCAAGAACGCGTTAGAACACGGCATTACCGCCACACTTGGTTCGGTAGGGGAACCCTACCTAGACGCTTTCCCAGAGCCACTGGAGTTTTCAGCTTTGCTGATGACCGGCCAATATACCCTGCTCGAAGCCTATTATCTGACCAGCCGCTGGGTGAGCTGGCGCATGGTGCTTGTTGGAGATCCCCTCTACAATCCTTGGAAACAGAAGCCAGCCGTCAAACGGTCGGCGCTCCGTATGTTCCCCCTGGCGCCAATGGCACCGTCGGACCAGACCTTTGCTGATCCGTTTCGCGCCCAGGAAGAGCGGCGACATCTCTATGCGCGAGCGAGGGCCAGACTGGACGATATCCTTCGCCGTCAGGAACGTGCTGCCCAACACAAGACATCGTGA